From a single Beijerinckia sp. 28-YEA-48 genomic region:
- a CDS encoding glutaredoxin, with the protein MSKALHIEIYTTVTCPDCLALKRWLNTQNLPFIEHDLSKPEIAEEAKRRTGVRVAPITIIDGKFIFFGTFAMQRSGIEALLDLRKSA; encoded by the coding sequence ATGTCGAAAGCGCTCCATATTGAAATCTACACCACGGTGACCTGCCCGGACTGTCTGGCACTGAAGCGTTGGCTGAACACGCAGAACCTGCCTTTCATCGAGCATGACTTGAGCAAGCCAGAGATCGCGGAGGAAGCCAAACGCCGAACCGGTGTACGTGTCGCGCCCATCACCATCATCGACGGCAAGTTCATCTTTTTCGGCACGTTTGCCATGCAACGCAGCGGCATCGAGGCGCTTCTCGATCTCAGGAAGAGCGCCTGA
- a CDS encoding heavy metal translocating P-type ATPase, translating into MNAAPQIPPAAVRQNFPIEGMTCASCVRRVEKAIAAVPGVTAATVNLATESADVTFSGAIDSAGIIAAIRGAGYDVPVEKIEVDIEGMTRASCVNRVEKAIAAVPGVKSASVNLATERATVELLAGSAPRAAIDAAIRKAGYEPRRAEAAATSAGTDSREDSRKREFFTLKRDFSIAAVLTLPIFVLEMGSHAFPALHHWLMANFDDQPRYIAFFVLATIVQFGPGLRFYKKGVPALMRLAPDMNSLVVVGSTAAWAYSVVATFAPGVLPDGTANIYYEASAVIVTLILLGRLLEAKAKGRTSEAIKRLMGLQAKSARVERNGQFVEISLDEVIAGDVIQVRPGDKVPVDGIVLSGSSFVDEAMISGEPIPVSKGEGAEVIGGTINKTGSFTYRATKVGADTLLAQIIRMVESAQGSKLPIQAVVDKVTAWFVPAVMAAAALTFLVWLFFGPQPAVAFALVNAVAVLIIACPCAMGLATPTSIMVGTGRAAELGVLFRNGEALQSLKSTEVVALDKTGTLTAGKPVMTDLEVTSGFERAKVLALVASVEAQSEHPVAAAIVTAAQAERHSLGEVSAFEAVPGFGVSAKVGPHQVAVGADRYMARLGIAVDTFADIASRMGKQAKTPLYAALDGKLAAVIAVSDPIKRSTPQAIRALQAMGLKVAMITGDNRRTAEAIAAQLGIDEVVAEVLPDGKVDAIKRLQANGRTVTFVGDGINDAPALAEADVGMAIGTGTDVAIESADVVLMSGDLLGVANAIALSKATIRNIQQNLFWAFAYNAALIPVAAGVLYPVSGTLLSPMLAAGAMALSSVFVLGNAMRLKRFQAPVKETGTAVGAPMFAPAE; encoded by the coding sequence AAGGCGATCGCAGCCGTGCCGGGTGTTACAGCGGCCACCGTCAACCTCGCCACCGAAAGCGCCGATGTGACCTTTAGCGGCGCCATCGATTCCGCTGGTATCATCGCAGCGATCCGCGGGGCCGGCTATGACGTGCCCGTCGAGAAGATTGAAGTCGATATAGAGGGCATGACTCGCGCGTCATGTGTGAACCGTGTCGAAAAGGCGATTGCCGCTGTTCCAGGCGTGAAGTCTGCCTCGGTCAATCTTGCTACCGAACGCGCGACCGTCGAACTGCTTGCGGGCTCCGCGCCACGCGCGGCGATTGACGCCGCCATCCGCAAAGCCGGCTATGAGCCGCGCCGCGCGGAGGCAGCGGCGACTTCAGCTGGAACCGACAGTCGCGAGGACTCCCGCAAGCGCGAATTCTTCACCCTCAAGCGCGATTTTAGTATCGCTGCTGTGCTGACGCTGCCGATCTTCGTGCTGGAAATGGGCTCCCACGCCTTCCCGGCGCTGCACCACTGGCTGATGGCGAATTTCGACGATCAGCCGCGCTACATCGCCTTTTTCGTCCTGGCGACCATCGTCCAGTTTGGCCCCGGCCTGCGCTTCTACAAGAAGGGCGTGCCGGCGCTTATGCGTCTCGCGCCCGACATGAACTCCCTGGTCGTTGTGGGCTCGACCGCGGCCTGGGCCTATTCCGTCGTTGCGACCTTCGCGCCGGGCGTGTTGCCGGACGGCACGGCCAACATCTACTACGAGGCCTCCGCTGTCATCGTCACACTCATCCTGCTCGGGCGCCTTCTCGAAGCCAAGGCCAAGGGCCGCACCAGTGAAGCGATCAAGCGGCTGATGGGCCTGCAGGCCAAGTCCGCCCGCGTCGAGCGCAACGGTCAGTTTGTTGAGATCTCGCTCGATGAGGTGATCGCGGGCGACGTCATCCAGGTGCGCCCCGGCGACAAGGTGCCGGTCGATGGCATCGTGCTGTCGGGTTCCTCGTTCGTCGACGAAGCGATGATCTCCGGCGAGCCTATCCCGGTCAGCAAGGGAGAAGGTGCTGAGGTCATCGGCGGTACGATCAACAAGACCGGCAGCTTCACCTATCGCGCCACCAAGGTCGGCGCCGATACACTACTCGCCCAAATCATCCGCATGGTCGAATCTGCGCAGGGCTCAAAGCTGCCGATCCAAGCGGTCGTCGACAAGGTGACGGCCTGGTTCGTGCCGGCCGTCATGGCCGCAGCCGCATTGACCTTCCTGGTCTGGCTGTTCTTCGGTCCGCAGCCGGCTGTCGCCTTCGCACTGGTCAACGCCGTTGCCGTGCTGATCATCGCTTGCCCCTGCGCCATGGGGCTTGCTACCCCGACCTCGATCATGGTTGGCACGGGTCGCGCGGCCGAACTCGGTGTGCTCTTCCGCAATGGCGAGGCGCTACAGTCCCTGAAGTCGACGGAGGTCGTCGCTCTCGACAAGACCGGTACGCTCACCGCCGGCAAGCCGGTGATGACCGATCTCGAAGTCACCAGCGGTTTCGAGCGGGCGAAGGTCCTGGCGCTCGTCGCTTCTGTCGAAGCCCAGTCCGAACACCCGGTTGCCGCCGCCATCGTCACTGCCGCTCAGGCTGAACGCCATTCATTGGGTGAAGTCAGCGCCTTCGAAGCTGTGCCTGGTTTTGGTGTCAGCGCAAAGGTTGGTCCGCACCAAGTTGCTGTTGGTGCTGACCGCTACATGGCGAGGCTCGGCATTGCCGTGGACACTTTTGCCGATATCGCAAGTCGTATGGGCAAGCAGGCCAAGACGCCGCTCTATGCGGCCCTCGACGGCAAGCTCGCCGCCGTGATCGCGGTTTCCGATCCGATCAAGCGTTCGACCCCGCAAGCCATACGTGCCCTGCAGGCCATGGGTCTGAAGGTCGCGATGATCACCGGCGATAATCGTCGCACCGCGGAAGCGATCGCCGCCCAGCTCGGCATCGACGAAGTCGTCGCCGAAGTTCTGCCCGACGGCAAGGTCGACGCGATCAAGCGCCTCCAGGCCAACGGCCGCACCGTCACCTTCGTCGGCGACGGCATCAACGATGCGCCGGCCCTGGCCGAGGCTGACGTTGGCATGGCGATAGGCACGGGCACGGACGTTGCGATCGAAAGCGCTGATGTTGTGTTGATGTCTGGAGATCTGCTCGGTGTCGCCAATGCGATCGCTTTGTCGAAGGCGACGATCCGCAACATCCAGCAGAACCTGTTCTGGGCCTTCGCCTATAACGCGGCCCTGATCCCGGTCGCGGCCGGCGTTCTCTATCCCGTTAGCGGCACGCTGCTGTCGCCGATGCTGGCGGCTGGCGCGATGGCCCTGTCCAGTGTCTTCGTCCTCGGCAATGCGATGCGGCTGAAGCGCTTCCAGGCGCCCGTCAAGGAGACCGGCACAGCTGTTGGTGCTCCTATGTTTGCCCCAGCCGAGTAG